The window CCCACGAAGATGAGCTTGGTGTCGGGTGTGTACTTGCGCAGCACGTCCCAGGTCGGGAAGCGTTCGGCATGGCGGCGGCGGTTGTTCTTCCACAGGTAGTCATAGACGCAGTTGTGGAAGTAGAAGAACTCCATGTTCTTGAATTCGGTACGCGCCGCCGAGAACAGTTCTTCGGTGCGGGCGATATGGTCATCCATGGAGCCGCCCACGTCAAAGAGCATCAGCACCTTGATCTTGTTCTTGCGCTCGGGCTGCATGCGGATATCCAGGTAGCCGGCATTGCTGGCGGTGGCGCGGATGGTGTCGTCCAGCGCCAGCTCCTCGTCCAGTCCTTCACGCGCAAAGCGGCGCAGGCGGCGCAGCGCTACCTTGATGTTGCGCGTACCGAGCTCACGCTCGCCATCGTAATCCTGGTATTGGCGTTCTTCCCAGACCTTTACGGCGCTGCGCTGGCCGCCCTTGCCACCGATGCGGATGCCCTCGGGGTTGTAGCCGCCATGGCCGAACGGGGAGACGCCGCCGGTGCCGATCCACTTGCTGCCGCCTTCGTGGCGCTCCTTCTGTTCTTCCAGCAATTGCTTCAAGCGGTCCATCAGCTTGTCATAGCCGAACTTCTCGATGGCGGCCTTCTGCTCGGGCGTCAGATCGCGCTGCAACTGCTTGACCAGCCATTCCAGTGGAATCTCCGGGCGCTTCTCGAAGATCGTTTCGATGCCCTTGAAGTAGGCGCCAAAGGCGCGATCGAACTTGTCGAAGTGGGCCTCGTCCTTGACCAGCGTCAGCCGCGAGAGGAAGTAGAACTCGTCCAGCGAGGGCGAGATGACCTGCTTGTCCATCGCCTCCAGCAGGGTCAGGAATTCCTTGATCGAGACTGGCACGCCAGCCTGTTTCACGGTGTAGAAGAAATCGATCAGCATGGGTACGGCTTCAGCGGCCTAGCTTGAACTGCAGATGGCGGCGCACCGTGGGCCATTCCGATTCGATGATGGAAAACACCACCGTGTCACGATAGGAGCCATCCGGCATGCGCATGTGGTTGCGCAGCACGCCGTCCTGCTTGGCGCCCAGCCGGGCAATGGCGGCGCGCGATTGCTGGTTCATCCAGTGGGTGCGGAATTCCACGGCGATGCAGTGCATGTCTTCGAAGGCGTGGGTCAGCATCATCAGCTTGCACTCGGTATTGATGCCGGTGCGCTGGGCGCTGGCGGCGTACCAGGTGGAACCGATCTCCACGCGCCGATGCACCGAGTCGGCATTCATGTAGGTGGTCATGCCGCACAGCGCGCCGGTGTCGTTACGGCGGATCACGAAGGGCAGCATGCTGCCCTGCTGCTGCAGGTGCAGGCGGCGTTCGATCTCGGCGCGCATGTTCTCCGGCTTGGGGACGGCGGTGTACCAGAGCTTCCATAGCTTGCCGTCCGAGACGGCCGCGATGAGCGCATCGTGGTGCTCGGGATGCAGCGGTTCGATGGTGGCGAACTGGCCCTTGAGGGTGATCGGCGAGAGGAATTGCATGGCGGCTCCGGCAGGTAGGAGGGGGGGCAGGGTCAGCGATGGTTGCGCGACATGAAGACCAGGCGCTCGAACAGATGCACATCCTGCTCGTTCTTGAGCAGCGCACCGTGCAGCGGCGGCACTACCGCCTTGTTGTCCTGGCTGTGCAGGGCTTCGGGCGGGATGTCTTCGGCCATGAGCAGCTTGAGCCAGTCGATCAGTTCCGAGGTGGAGGGCTTCTTCTTGATGCCGGGCACGTCGCGCACCTGGTAGAAGGCGTCCAGCGCCCGCGCCAGCAGATCGCGCTTGATGTGCGGAAAGTGCACATCGACGATGCTCTGCATGGTCTCTTTGTCCGGGAACTTGATGTAGTGGAAGAAGCAGCGGCGCAGGAAGGCGTCCGGCAGTTCCTTCTCGTTGTTGGAGGTGATGACTACCAGCGGACGATGCCGGGCGCGCACCAGTTCGCGCGTCTCGTAGACGTAGAACTCCATGCGGTCGAGTTCGCGCAGCAGGTCATTGGGAAATTCGATGTCGGCCTTGTCGATCTCGTCGATCAGCAGCACCACCGGCTCGTCAGCGGTGAAGGCCTGCCACAGCACGCCCTTGACGATGTAGTTGTGGATGTCCTTGACGCGTTCTTCCCCCAGCTGCGAATCGCGCAGGCGCGAGACTGCATCGTATTCGTACAAGCCCTGCTGGGCCTTGGTGGTGGACTTGATATGCCATTGCAGCAAGGGCCGGCCCAGGGCCGCGGCCACTTCCTCGGCCAGCATGGTCTTGCCGGTGCCGGGTTCGCCCTTGATCAGCAGCGGACGTTGCAGGGTGAGGGCGGCGTTGACGGCCAGCTTGAGGTCATCGGTGGCGACGTAGTTTTCGCTGCCGGTGAATTTGATCGGGTTTGCAGGGGCGGTGGAATGATCTGGCATGGATGCTGTCCTTGTCAGTTGCTGGGGTCGGGGCGGCGTTTGGATGCGGCGTTGCAGCAGCAGGACCGCAGGTTTCCTCGAGTATAAGGGAAAACCCCGGCCCGCTGACTTCGCTTGAAATTGGCGAAACCGTTCCTATATACGGTTTTCCGCATGCAACAACTGACAGAACTGACAGCGCCCCGGCGCTCACTGCTCATGAAATTCCTTTTCTTCAAGATGCTGGTGGTGTGGAGACGAATGCGTCACGGCATGCAGGCGCGCTACATGGATCGCCAGGATGTCGGACGTCAGCTGGAGGTGTTGATGCGCCGCGCCGATCCGGCCTCCAGCTGGCATGAGCGGGCCAACTGGATGATAGACGTGGTCGAATGGCTGCGTCATCGCCCGGCGGTATCCTTCCTCGATCGCCGGGCCTGGCATCAGGTGCGCCGTGAGCGGCTGGCCATCCTGCTGGACTGGCTGGACCAGCACCGCGAGGTGCGCCGGGCGGTACAGAATGCGCTGCAAAAAACGTTGCGCGAAGCCACCGGCCCCGAAC is drawn from Herbaspirillum seropedicae and contains these coding sequences:
- a CDS encoding vWA domain-containing protein, whose product is MLIDFFYTVKQAGVPVSIKEFLTLLEAMDKQVISPSLDEFYFLSRLTLVKDEAHFDKFDRAFGAYFKGIETIFEKRPEIPLEWLVKQLQRDLTPEQKAAIEKFGYDKLMDRLKQLLEEQKERHEGGSKWIGTGGVSPFGHGGYNPEGIRIGGKGGQRSAVKVWEERQYQDYDGERELGTRNIKVALRRLRRFAREGLDEELALDDTIRATASNAGYLDIRMQPERKNKIKVLMLFDVGGSMDDHIARTEELFSAARTEFKNMEFFYFHNCVYDYLWKNNRRRHAERFPTWDVLRKYTPDTKLIFVGDATMSPYEIVQPGGAVEYNNAEAGAEWLQRFTSTFPHFVWLNPEPEGLWQYRQSIALIRQLMNDRMFPLTMDGLEGAMRLLSK
- a CDS encoding GNAT family N-acetyltransferase, which codes for MQFLSPITLKGQFATIEPLHPEHHDALIAAVSDGKLWKLWYTAVPKPENMRAEIERRLHLQQQGSMLPFVIRRNDTGALCGMTTYMNADSVHRRVEIGSTWYAASAQRTGINTECKLMMLTHAFEDMHCIAVEFRTHWMNQQSRAAIARLGAKQDGVLRNHMRMPDGSYRDTVVFSIIESEWPTVRRHLQFKLGR
- a CDS encoding AAA family ATPase, yielding MPDHSTAPANPIKFTGSENYVATDDLKLAVNAALTLQRPLLIKGEPGTGKTMLAEEVAAALGRPLLQWHIKSTTKAQQGLYEYDAVSRLRDSQLGEERVKDIHNYIVKGVLWQAFTADEPVVLLIDEIDKADIEFPNDLLRELDRMEFYVYETRELVRARHRPLVVITSNNEKELPDAFLRRCFFHYIKFPDKETMQSIVDVHFPHIKRDLLARALDAFYQVRDVPGIKKKPSTSELIDWLKLLMAEDIPPEALHSQDNKAVVPPLHGALLKNEQDVHLFERLVFMSRNHR